The following DNA comes from Capsicum annuum cultivar UCD-10X-F1 chromosome 7, UCD10Xv1.1, whole genome shotgun sequence.
GTTTGTTAACCACAATTAGACAAGCACAAGGAAGGATGAAAGGGAAGCAAAAGGAAAAGCGACAAACGTATTACCTCAGTAAACTGCTACGGCATCAAATCAGTGATCACAGTTCAGAGCTTCAAAACTGATTTCAACTGAGTGTCAAAATTCGACACTACAACCAACTTCACTCCTGCTGCTCTAAGGGCCTTAAATACCTTCTCAGCATCTGGATCACAAAGATGCCAAGCCTATTGAAGAATGACAAATGAAAGTAACATTATTGAGTGACTTCTTATTAGTGGAGATGTTCTGTTGGTCAACTCGAACAATAAACCAATTTGCTGTAAAAAAGAAATGGTAATTCAAAGTGAGAGAACCTTTTCAGTAGTATAATAGTTATACAGCTCCTCAAAATACTGAGAGTCAGAATAGCCAGTCAAAGAACTAACTATATATTGCCAAAATAGTCTTCCGTCGCTAACATATCTGCAATATGAAGACCAGAGAAATTTAACAAACTATAACAATAACTTAAATGATCTCAAAATATGTACAGATCAATATTCCGTCAAGAGATGTGAAAAGAATGTGGTCTTTGATGTGCATAGAAGCATTTGGCTTACCGTGTGATGTCAAACTAATAAATTCAATCAACCGTGACATGTTTGGAGGGAATAGCTGTACAGAAGTTCAAGAACATACACGTTTAACCAGATGCTTGTTGTAACTTCTAACTACCATACAATATTAAGCTGCAGTATCCCCTAACAATGACTCACTGGTTGTTTAATTTCTCCCAAATAGTGTTGGTAAGCTAAATTAAGACACGCACCATAAGGCCCATGTGACCTTGAACAGTTTGGCTTCACCATTTATACAACAGTTAATCATTGTGAAGGATAATCAAGAAAAAAGGCTTGACAAAAAGTAAACGAAATATGACAAAGAAATCAGACAGGACAACAAAAGTAGTATGGACGGAAGACCCCAGGTAATGTTGTAATATGGTAACATGTTGCAACTTTATCATTagcatgaaattttttatttgagaaGGAACACTTGTTGAAGTCAACAGTGCTTCCTGAAAGGTCAAGGTAAGTAAATGTTACACTACAACATCTATCACAAAGAAAATGAAAGTTCCATTACATGGCAGAGGCAAAAATAATCTATACAATGGAATGAATTATCAAGAGAGACCAGAATAAGCACACCCAGTACTCCTGAACCTCATGAAATGTGTGGATACATACCCAAACTGAGTATAAGGAATCAAACATAACAATATTGTACCTTTAGTCTCCTTTCGATCTCATTATCAGCCATTCGATCAAATCGGTTACACTACAGCATCTATCACAAACAAAACGGAAGTTCCATGAAATGTGTGGATACACACCCAAACTGAGTATAAGTACTCAAACATAACAATATTGTACCTTTAGTCTTGTTTCGACCTCATTATCAGCCATTCCATCAAATCGAAGTGAATCTTTATTCCCGTTTACAGCTGAAGGTTCGTCCTGACCAACAAATAATGTATTCTCAAATAACtattcataaattttcattaacGAAGCAGAATTTTACCATCCATATTAGAGATAATCACGAAACTCTAATATCTGTcattgaagaaaaatgggaacTTTTAGATGTCATTCTCACTAACCTCTGAAATCAAATAGTTGCTAACGTCAGGAGCAGAAGGAACTTTGTTAATGTCATCTTCATATGTAACTTTAGATATACACTGTAATAGGCCTCCATCAAAATCTCTGCACAAAGTCCTAAAATCTTACTTGAAATAACCACCTCTGATATTGCAGGCTACATTTCTGGCAACACAACGGACAGGAACGTCATCTCCGTTGAAACTCGTAATAGAAAATCGTAATCCCGTGAGGCATGTACAGTTTTGTCATTCCAGCGACGGGAACATCATCGCCGTCTTTATAATCGAGTTCGACAACGTCGATTGGAACCTTTTCTTACTTAGACGGCATTGAAAAggaattggaattgaaggaaTTAGTGATCGATTGAATGGGAAAGGAAGGTTTCCAGAATTATCTTGAGAGGAGTAGATATTTTATCAATTCAAAAGGCTTGAACATCTCAAAAATTATAGAAGAATTACTCTCAGTTAAACACTAATACAATTGGAGAAACTACAGGTACAATCTAAAGGAACTAAGTTTCACCCAAAAATCAGATAACTAAAATAACAAAGGATTTAAGGAAAAAGAATGAGAATAACCGTgtcttcaaagaattaaaaattgtTACCTTTCCCAAAATCGAAGTTCACTCAACATAGGAGGAGTATT
Coding sequences within:
- the LOC107878369 gene encoding RNA polymerase II C-terminal domain phosphatase-like 1 isoform X1; this translates as MLSELRFWERDFDGGLLQCISKVTYEDDINKVPSAPDVSNYLISEDEPSAVNGNKDSLRFDGMADNEVETRLKIC
- the LOC107878369 gene encoding RNA polymerase II C-terminal domain phosphatase-like 1 isoform X2, which produces MLSELRFWERDFDGGLLQCISKVTYEDDINKVPSAPDVSNYLISEDEPSAVNGNKDSLRFDGMADNEVETRLKML